The window AAAGCACAGAAAGAGATATTTATTGTTGACTGTTTCTGGAATCCCAAACTCTGTCAAGAAATTAGAAGAATAGAATACTTCTATGCTTGTACAAACTGCAGATTTTACTTACCTGCCAAATACCTTGTCTGAATCAGTATTTTCTCATGTGGGGAAATAAATGTTCTTTTGAAGAGACAGAGTTGTATGTTGTACATGTGCTTCTTATGTAGTAAAAGATATGCAAAGTTACAGCAGTCGTCtgacaaaaaaaactttttattgACCAGTATTCTTCATAATGATAACTATAACCATGTGACAAAGGTAAAAATACGAAAGAAATGCTAAGTATGTCATTAATAAACAGGCCAAtattatttattaaaaaatCTTTGGTACACACTATATAGCACATACAAAATCACCCAAATCGAAGCAGATAAGCGCCCCCTCCCTGGCAGTGTCAGGGCTGCTGCGGTCGTAGCAGGGTGAGGTGGTTGTGTCGTAGGGTCCGCAGCTCTGTCAACCTCCCCAGCAGCCGGGCGAACCGCTGCTGCCCTGCAGGGCCCGGGCCCCTGGATGGAGCTGCGCCGTGGGCCCCAAACACCGGAGCTGCGCCGTGGGCCCCACACACCCTAGACAGCAGCTCCAGGATCAGCTCCTGCAGGCTCTCCACGCACGCCACGGCCCGCAGCGAGGCGCGGTCTGgcggggggatggagagaccgGATACGGGTTTAGAGCATGAGACGCCTGAGGGTTTGTGGGTTGCTGTGTGAAGGCGTAATGGTTGTGGAGAGCTGGTCTCACCTGAGCAGAGCAGTGATGTCGCGGTGAGTAAAGAGTATTCAGTCTCTGTCACCCCCAGAGCTGTCATACTGTGGAAGAAGTTGAGGACTGGTCGTAGCAGATCCTCACTGACTcctgcacgcatacacacacacaaacacttgtctCAGACCAGTGTGTGTAACTCTAAAGATGAGTTGTAAGTCGATTTTTTCAAGGATTGTTTGGCGTCCTTTGCCTTACCACAGTTCATTGAGGTACCACTGTGTATGTTTTCCTTTGATTCTAATGTTTTCAGCCAGTGATGAGTTGAGATGTTGAAGGGTTGTAGTGCTGCTGAGAGAGGAATTCACCTTTGGGCACAAATGCTCTCTTTCCACGTGACCCCCTATCTCCATCTTGTATCATTGACCAACATTATTCTGGACAACACCTTCCTCAAACACCAATGGACCTACCTGGGCTGGGTCCTGCCGGGTTCTGGGAAAACTGCTGAGCTGACGTTAGGAACATGACCTCTACAGAGCAACTGGAGAGCAGAGTGTTCTGGTCCGAACAGTCCAGAAGATCGAACCCTACGAAAACATCAGATTCAGTCAGCGAGCAGCAAAGAGCTTCTCTACAAGCAAAACTCGAGATGGGAAAGCAAGATGGGAGACTGACCAGGTACACTTTTGGCAAAATGCAGCAGTCTCTGCGAGGGAAGAGAGACGGCCTCAGCTAGTCTGTCTCCACTTCCGTCTCCACAGGACCAGTCAAACACCTACAGACACACTCTATAATCAGTATCATCCTGCTACTGACCAATCCGGCACTAAGTTCAGTACGATACTTTTCTAATATGTGGATTCACTGGCGTCTGAGCCTCCTCAGAAAATGAAGTACCTCGTGACTTtttatatgtttgtgtatgttgtcTTTTAATCTGTGGACCTAGTAGGTTAAGTGTCCGAAATAAAGCTCATGATGATGATAACACCAAGAAAGGGATCAGCAACTCGATCGCTGCATAAACTCCCAACCGACACGGTAACTGTCGTTAGCGGTaactggaaggggggggggggggggggggggaaggggtggtgTGTTACctaccctgctgtgtgtgtagtCCTGGGCTCTGTACTGCCGATGGGCCTCCACCATGTGATCCAGCACGTGCTGCTGTTCTCTTGATAGACTGGTGGAAAACGCCTGCTAGAGGGAACAAACCCTCAACGTCAATCCGTGGAAATTTCAGACTGAGCCGAAACTAACCAAGACGAAGGAGAACACGAATAGAAGAGCCCAAGTGAAAAAATATTATGGAGTAAAAACATACATCTATACTGAAGTTGCCAATAAGCACGTGAAGAAATCGGTGCATTTTAAGCACCCTTCCAGTTGGCGttaaaaaacaacatgaatataATGCAAATGTGTTAAGCTGTCCATTTCACAAACATTCAAATGAGATAGTGAATAATTTTTCCtctctgggggagaggaggcacACCTGTCCATGCAGTCTGCTGGTGGAGGTGACACTCCTGCTctccacacactcctcctcctcctgccctcccctgagCTTCGCTCCTTTCCTCAGCCTCTTGGACTGGCACTGTACCTCCGTCAGCAGACCtgaggaggacgggggggggggaaagatgcGTTACCGAGACCGCAGCAGCCCTTGACAACCACTAGCTGAGACCATCATGAGTATTGTTCTTAAATTGATTGATTTTGGTTTTTTAGGTTAtggattctgtttttctgtggTACGATTTTACAAATTCATTCTCCTTTTTCGATCTAGAAAGAAAATTCAAGATGGCGTTCTCTCTCACATTCAGCCAGCATGCCCACGGCACGACACTTCCTCAGACGGCAGTCCTGACACTTCCTCCTCATGTACATGTCCATCTCACAGCCTCCGCCACTCTTGCAGCGATACACTGCCTTCTTGGTCACGCTCCTCCGGAAGAAGCCTGGAACACAGGAGGGTGgatgggtcagaggtcagcacaCAGAGGTCAGCACACAGAGGTCAGCACACAGAGGTCAGCACACAGAGGTCAACACACAGAGGTCAGAACACAGAGGTCAGCACACAGAGGTCAGCACACAGAGGTCAGCACACAGAGGTCAACACACAGAGGTCAGAACACAGAGGTCAGCACACAGAGGTCAGCACACAGAGGTCAGCACAGTTCCATGGCGAGGGGAGGAGTACAGTTGGTCAGACACAGATGGATGACCGTCAGTCGTGAGTTCTGTACCTTTGCACCCTTCGCAGGTGAGAGCGTTGTAGTGATACCCGGAGGCTTTgtccccacacaccacacacagctcatCCTGACCTCTCACCCTGCCACTGTGGCCCAGCCTGGTCTTCCGAACCAGGGGCACCACCCCAGTGCTTCCTCCCTTGCCCTGGCCCCCGCACTGGGGATCCAGGCTGGGCTCGCAGGGAGGCTCCAGGCAGTGGGAGCTGTAGGGGTAGGGGGAATggcagggatggggagaggaggaggacgggggtccatagagggagaaggggggggcgtTGACTGGGCTGTATTGCTGCTGGCTGTAGGGGAAGCCCTGGAGGTCGAGATCCTGGTAAGGGTAGCCCAGCGGGTCCCCCAGCACATCTGCATGGGATGAgaagacacatacacaaacgcaACATACGTTTAAATGGTTgtgtggttagggagtcgggctattaatcagacggttgttagttcgattcctgggcgtgccaaatgatgttgtgtccttgagcaaggcacttcaccctatttgcctcggggagaatggccctgtacttactgtaagtcgctctggataagtgtctgctaaatgactaaatgtaaatgtaaacgttAAGAACAACAGTAAGAAACATGTTTTTAAGAACAACAGTAAGAAACATGTTTTCAGAGCAGCTCCAGCCTCAGTGAAATGGAATTCTCTTGCCTAAAGGGTTCCGCACAACGAGGAAACGATTGCAATATGTCACCCAAGGTCACGATTTCAGTCAAACTGGTTTCCAGTCAAAGTGCATCTGAAGAATTTGATCCTTGATCACCATCTAATGTAATTCATGTGTGACCTAATGTCTTTTACGGCTCCTTTGGGATGTAATAAATAAACCTTGGAGCGAGACTTTGTGAACCAGTATGGACTGTGGAAACAGGATGCAGCTGAAAGGTTACAGTGCTGTTTAGGATTTTTATGATTCCCtgttattatttttattgtgtTTTATTGTGTTTTATGGCAGTTCACAGTGTCTGTTTGAGCATGTTGGGGTGACTGGAAGAGCTATGGAGGCTTGTCTCCACAGAGGGAACATGTGTCGCCTCTGGCTGTGCCTCTGACACTACATGTGCTTCAGTCCCCTTCACCGAAATCAGCACGTGAAATGAAAGCGTTGATATTTTGTTCGATATTCTTCGACACGTGAGGCCACAGGAACATGATGTTCTCTTCTACCTCTCTGGTGTTCTGGCTGGACGACGTCAAGCCAGAAATGGTGTCTTCTTTATCCACGGGCCAGCCATGGCGTCATGACACACACCATCAAAACGGCCCCCAGAACCTCTCCTTGACCTGGGATGGTgttcaccctcctcacctcagcattttttccctttttcatTCCTCTCACGCcttcctcttgtctctctctccagagctcTCTCCATTCATCCTTCCTATCGTCTCCTTCAACATCTTCACACTCCTTCCTTCTTTCACACCAGAGGTCTGGACAATCTCTCGAAGTGAGGGTGCCACTTCAACTATCGAAACATAGCCTGcacaccccccaaccccccccccccctacccccacccctccccctacccccccccccccccccctacccctacccccccccccccccacacacctcccacatcctcctccatcacgtcttctctctctcctctcccagatgTTTCCTGTCATGGTGAGACTAGGGGGGCTGGGTTGACTCCTTGCTGGTTGACAAAGCTGTGGTGAGGTCTGTTTGTAAACCATTTTAGCGCTGTGTAAACACTTTCCTGCCTCCCCTCCGTTCCTCACGCTAGTGAACGCTACCCCCCATCATGTCCTGATGTTCATCCCTGCTTGGAGTGGAGACAACAGAACATCTCCGAGACATTGGGCCAGGTCCCAGCTCTTCTTTATAAATAGTCACTTTTTCCCCACTCAAAAGATTCTTGGTTAGCATCCTGTGTTTTGGACATTGTAAACTCGTTTTCAATTGAGCATTGTGACCAGAGAACAAACTGTGAAATGAACTTGTAAGAGATTTAACCCTGGTAACATCTGCTAAACTattgcaacaataatatatttgtttagcagacacttttccTGAAAGCGACATACATTTAAAATGCTCTctacagtcaaatgctctaaccactgagacCTACTCTCTTCTGTAGAACTAAGTCAAAACCTCATCTGAACTCAAATAACTGTCTAAGGAGAATGGAGACAAGGAAAGCATCAAAGACGATAAAACATACACATCCTTCTCAAGACAAACGAGTCAACACAATGCATAGTGTCGTGGTGTGAATGAAGAAAGAGGGCCAGCGTTCTATTCGGTCACCTCAACACAAAGTACCTTCACGGTGTGAGTCAGGCCAGGGGGAGACTTACCGTAGTACTGCAGAGGCTCTGTGGTGCCGTATCCCTCAGAGCTGGTGAGGTAGCCCCCCGCAGTCATGGACATCTCTGCTTCGCTCCACTCTCTCATCTGGACAGAAGACACATGCTCCCTTCACTCTCAtagaatccacacacacacggacacacacttactcacaaaACACCATAGATCCACGGACGGAACATATCCCAAACTTTCCACAACATTCCTTTATAGCAGCGCTCGCAGGTCTCCTAACTGTGATGTCACTGGTTATTTTTACGCTGGCCTCTCGTGTCTCTCCGAGGTTAGCGCTGTCTGAACGGAGCGGCGCAGCTGAGCTCTGCGATGCCTCGCTGGTCCGGGGGGAAACAGCGGTGGAGACCAGGGACAGCCAGAAgagtgtgagaaggagagagagatggtgactCGCGTCCAAACAGATGGTCCTGGCCTGGAGTTCAGAGAGAAGATGAGgcttggggggggtgggggggggcagtgtgatGTCTATTCAATGGGGGGCCTGTCCCTGGGGGTCTGGGCTTCCAGGTTTGGCCTGGAAAGGTGGCTCCCACCATGGAGCGGCTGGGTGGATCTGTGCTTAATAATCACCCACCTAAGTCTGGGTTTTTGTGGGAAAAGAGCATTGTGAAGGAATGCGGGGAATAAAACGTCCCCTGGCACACGTTGGAGAGAAAATTGTCTACAAAGTAAAGAATTCTGAGTTCGCTTGTTTTTAAGGATGTTCTGAAACTCAGAGTCATTATCATTGAACCTAGCCACAACTActggtatgaatgtgtgtgtgtgtgggggggcttgtcagtgtgtgtgcctgtgtgcatgcgtgtgtgtgtgtgtgtgcgtatgtttaCTTGGACTCATGTTTGCCACTGCTCTGTTTGTGCTGCAGTTAATATTTGACGCTGGGCAGATTTAGAGCTTAGAGAAACCcagcatacccccccccctccaaccaaccaacacacacacaccccacacacacacacacacacacaccccacacacacacacacacaccccccccacacacacacacaccccacacacacacacacacaccccacacacacacacacacacacaccccccacacacacacacacacacacacacaccccacacacacacacacacacacacacacacacacacacagtgaactgGGTCCGGGCCTGGCCAGAGCAGTCAGGGGAACACGACCCGGCTCTCAGGCCCTTATCTATCACTAATGGTGTCTGACATGCAGCATACTGACAAAGAGCCTTTGCTAGCCTCCCACCCAGGAGCCATTCCCCAGCTGCTTCTTTACGCAGCGCTGAGCGAGCCAGCAGTACCACCACCAGCAGTGAACCATCACGCTGGATGAGCCATGGTgactcctctcccctttctgaGCTCCTGCTTTCCAGtaaatagggagtcaggtggctgagcggttagggaatcgggctagtaatctgaaggttgccagttcgattcccggccgcgtcaaaatgacgttgtgtccttgggcaaggcacttcaccctactttcctcgggggaaatgtcactgtacttactgtaagtcgccctggataggagcgtctgctaaatgactaaatgtaaatacacaatGCTGAGCTGCCTGTAAACTGCACGTTGAAAACAATTAAAAGGCAAAATAAAAGTATAGCAGTTTCAACCATGACATCAACACGTGTAGGTAATTGAGTCtggttcctcttcctgtctgtgtggaggAAGGGTTCAGGTGGTTTGGCACACCTGTTCTCTGGTCAGGAGTACAATAGACCTCACTCTGTGTCTTGTTTGATGGTTGACTGGTTCTATAACTTGTAATCAGCTTTTGTGTGGAACATCATGGACACACAGACGGAACCAATGTGATTCTACCTATGAGCTACTCTACGTGAAGTTTGTGAAACGCAGGAGAGGTGATAAGAAGAGGACAACAAACACTGGCCATCCCTCAAAACTGTCCTGACActaggagagaaaaaagaagtgagagaagtagggagagagagagacagagagggggagagagagtgtgtaggaTGTTCATTCATTCTCACATAACACTGAGTTATGGTGACAATTTCTCAAAGTGAGTAAATGTGGCTGTGGATCTTCCAGTGTGGTTGAAATGTCACTTAGTTGGACAAGAGCCCGACTGCTGCACAGCTCAGTGGGAACATAGTCGaaaaggggatgaggaggaggtggaggatgaaagggagaggagtggagggtgaGCTTAAACTCATTAGCTTTGATTCACTCAGCCTTTGGGCTGAAGGCAGTATGCTCAatataaatctctctctctttttccctggCTCTGTTCCTCTTGCTCTCTTTATCAATGTGTGCTGTTTGCTGGTAGCCAGTCAGATTGTGGGCTGTTTACTGATTCTTGCAGGAAACAGACGCTTAGATTAGTGTGGCCTTGCAGGGAAGGATTGTGTGGGTAAAGTCCACTGCAAAattcaatggggggggggggggggcaaagctATCATTAATGACACAAGGTATGTAAATACTTACAAAAGTTACTAAAGTAAAGCTCTTTGATAGTGATGTTGATGTTGCCAAACATCCACAGCAGTATCTGTTTCAATAAAAAGGGAGAGGAACTGATCTGAAAGGTTTGGTACTGTCCTGTACTTGCCTTTGAAACAATGCTGTTCTCTAAAACCCTTGTTCATTTCAACTGAATTCAACTCAAAACACACGCAAAATACATCAACTGATCTGAATGACCACATGCACGTAGTCATACCACTAATATTTACAATCTCAGTTAGTGTGGTCTGCAAATCAGTGCTCAATACAAACAAAATCAAGAACACAAAGTCCCTAGGACATACATTTCAACAACAGCACGTTTAGAGACGCATCATTAACTTGACCAGCAGTAAACCAAGAAGAGGTCTCTGCTCTACAGTTGAAACATCTGTAATTTCTGTATCAACGCGATGGTTGAAGATGATTCATTGGTCGCTTATTTAGTCCAGCACCCTAATAAGCACGGACGACAGGAGAGGCCACACACCGTTTTAACCGAAACGTGTCCATCATGACCTTCAAACTTCAAAATGAGTCCCTCAAAATAACCGCATCCACCTTAAAAATCATTCGTCATTAGACAGCACATTCCTGATTCTTTTCAAACGTTTCAAACACGACAGTCCAAAGCCAAAGTGAAAGATCAACTCACTGCTGGTGGTCTTCTTCCTGCCTCTGTGTCGACTCTTCTGACATCCTCCTGGGTTGTCTTCCTCTTACGTTTTTGGTGTCGACTCCAGTCCAGCCTCTGACATTCTACACTCACCAAACACGCACGTGCAGTTTGACACagtcacatacatacacactctgatacgtacccacaaacacacacatgcacgcacgcacacataaaaTAGTACTTTCCCTTTTTATCATGAGTCACTGATCGTTTGACAATGCAAACATTTCTGTGTTTACTCTATTTTAGGGCACAGCAGCAGTAAAGGGATATTTAACGAAAGAACATGAATCTAATGAGGTACCCCCTTAATTTAAATGTACAAGATTCAAATCAAAGCAAACACACTAAAAGGGGATGATAGAGCAGTTTAGCGATTCAAGCTGACCGTTCAACCCTGTTCAGCTGTCCTGTCCCTGTTCAGTTTAAATTCTCTCTACGTGCCACAGGTCGTGTCACTCAATTCTGCTTTCAAATGGTCAAATTCTAACCCTTAAAAAATAAAACGGTTAAAATGTACTCAGGAAAAATTCTTATATTTTTAAGCCGACCATTTTTGTCAGTTGAGTTGCGTCagcagaccctggtcccagagGAGAGGTGGCTGAGCCACCCAGTGTTCTGCATGAGCACGGTGAGAGcagcacagtgagagagaaggctCATTAAGACATTCCCTGTATTGTGTGTTTATAAACAGCTTCTTGGTCATCTCTGTGATGGATGGAGTCTTGCTATCGCTGGTTCTTCCTGCTGCACCCCTACATTAGGCTGAGGAACACAACATCGCTACGGTTTCacaaccttacacacacacgcatcacacacacgcacacgcacacactccctcGCAAGATCCCGCGCGTAGTTCCCACTCCTCATTGACCCCGTTGTGGTtctgacctctcctcctcgctggGTGGGCCCTCAATGTcactgtgtggggtgtgtgtgtatgtgtgtgtgcgtgtgggtgtgtgtgtgtgtgcgtgcgtgaatagagaaagtgagaatgtgtgtgtgtgcacgtgtgtaaaaagacattgttttgtgtgtatatgtgtgtgaatagAGAAAGcctgaatgtgtatgtgtgcacgtgtgtaaaAAGAGAATGTGTaagaagagaaaagaagagtgtgtgtgtgtgtgtgtgtgtgtgtgtgtgtgtgtgtgtgtgtgtgtgtgtgtgagagagataggatTCCCAGGGTCAGAATTCCTCCCCTCGTCTTCCTCACTAACAGGACAGTAATAACAGTAACTCCACtaatgaagaaaaacaacatggctgtcagtgtgtgttccaggaacACGAGTGTCAGTGAAAGGTTTAACAAGGTCCCTCAGCAGGGAGAGAAGGGTAGGGTTCAGGGTTGTGACTGGGTTTTAACCTCTCCCTTCACATGATTGATGTTCAGCGTACACTGGTGAAGTAAAAGCTTCTATGATTAGACACATGCAGACAATTGTAGAAATTACTTCAGTTCTTGTCAGTTTTCCCATTTCAATTAAAAGCTCACTTTATTACACCTAACTCATTGGAACATTTAAAAGTGACATCAGTTGATCAAAGAAGTAGGATGTGATAATTTGTGACAAACATAAATCACAACTGTGCAAACATGTAATTTGTGATAAAGCACGACATGGGTTAGGGAAAAAAGAAACAATTTAAGTTAACTTAAAACCATTTACAAAAAACTAAACCATTCCATCACTGGATAAATGCTGTGATAAATGTACGTTGACACTAAGCAAATATACGATGTCTAGTctccaaataaaaaataaagtaaaagGCAATTATTGAAACAAATTATGACTGTAAAGATAACTGCACAAAATGCATTCATATTTAAAGTTTCAACACAAGGCCATCACCGTGTATGGTTAAATAACATGAAAAACTGTACTTTActgcacacatttacacataacTAAGTAAAAGTTACAATAATTTCACATGTACAAATTCCAGTATTTAAATCCACACGATAATTGTTGTGCCTTGTAAACATGATTCAAAACAGACAGGAGTTCTCGTAGGTGAACGTTGAGAGGCTCATTGCAGTGATTAGTGTCAAGATTATCCgtttgaaaagtttgattgtaGCAAGTTTGAAAAACTGGAGGTATTTAGATTGAACGCATGTTGGAAGCATCTCAAGTTCTGGACAGAAATTGTAGTTTTTCCCACCTTCTTGTTTCAGTAGGAAAGGAAACGGAAAAGTAAATGAGAAAAGACTCATTTTAAACATGTATCTTAGAGTGTCAACATCAAGTCAGCATTCTGACACAATTCAATGACTGGAGTTTCCCATTCTTGATTAAGACATTAAAATTTCAAggtccctttaaaaaaaaaaaactaatttaAGGCAATCAAGAAAATATGCTACGGACATCTTAATGACCACCGTTGCGTATTTTTCACAATCCATatacagacagaaaaaaaagaattattatacaattgttttttacatataaataaaatgaaaaaaattgcaagaaaagaaaatctgtgtttctgtctagtGTGTCAGGAATGTGAGTTGGAGAGTTCATTGGTTGTAAACGACTGTTGCTTCATCTTAAACCAGTTGATCCAACAGACTCAAGGTTCTTTCAGTTTCCAAGCAGAGCAGCAGTCTCATCACTATGCTTCTCTGTCGCAACAGGAGCATTTCGGTATATGAGAAACTGGAAGGAGATCTTATGAATGAGTAAAGGAAATTTGCAAAAACCCATTGACATCTGGTCAAATCCCTTTGGACAGATAAATACTTACAGTCACTGTAGCAAAACATGCTATATCGTACCAGCACAAATGCCTCAACAGTATTAAATAAAGTGATGTACTCAAATAATTGTAACCAATCACAAAACCATACCCAGAGCCCTTTTCTTAAAGCATCTGAGCAATTCCAAAATAATCCTTTAGTGATTAACTATCACTGATTAACTAATATT of the Hypomesus transpacificus isolate Combined female chromosome 18, fHypTra1, whole genome shotgun sequence genome contains:
- the nr1h5 gene encoding nuclear receptor subfamily 1, group H, member 5 — protein: MREWSEAEMSMTAGGYLTSSEGYGTTEPLQYYDVLGDPLGYPYQDLDLQGFPYSQQQYSPVNAPPFSLYGPPSSSSPHPCHSPYPYSSHCLEPPCEPSLDPQCGGQGKGGSTGVVPLVRKTRLGHSGRVRGQDELCVVCGDKASGYHYNALTCEGCKGFFRRSVTKKAVYRCKSGGGCEMDMYMRRKCQDCRLRKCRAVGMLAECLLTEVQCQSKRLRKGAKLRGGQEEEECVESRSVTSTSRLHGQAFSTSLSREQQHVLDHMVEAHRQYRAQDYTHSRVFDWSCGDGSGDRLAEAVSLPSQRLLHFAKSVPGFDLLDCSDQNTLLSSCSVEVMFLTSAQQFSQNPAGPSPAALQPFNISTHHWLKTLESKENIHSGTSMNCGVSEDLLRPVLNFFHSMTALGVTETEYSLLTATSLLCSDRASLRAVACVESLQELILELLSRVCGAHGAAPVFGAHGAAPSRGPGPAGQQRFARLLGRLTELRTLRHNHLTLLRPQQP